In Chromobacterium rhizoryzae, one genomic interval encodes:
- a CDS encoding type 1 glutamine amidotransferase domain-containing protein: protein MSKRILHVVSNVAHYADPSEATGLWLSELSHAYEVFAAQGWEQQLISPLGGASPLEPRSLKWPNADASARAWLASADKRALLADTAKPEDIAPAAFDAIYFTGGHAVMWDFPEHAGLQRLAREIYEQGGVVSSVCHGYCGLLNIRLSDGALLVAGRRLTGFSWREEVLAGVAGKVPYNAEEEMRRRGARYEKAWLPFMPKVVVDGRLVTGQNPQSAKATAKRVAALLSR from the coding sequence ATGAGCAAGCGCATTCTGCATGTGGTGAGCAATGTCGCTCACTACGCCGATCCGTCCGAAGCCACCGGTTTGTGGCTGTCTGAATTGAGCCACGCTTACGAGGTGTTCGCCGCGCAAGGCTGGGAGCAGCAGTTGATCAGTCCGCTGGGCGGCGCCTCTCCCTTGGAGCCGCGCTCGCTGAAATGGCCGAACGCCGACGCCTCGGCGCGGGCCTGGCTGGCCAGCGCCGATAAGCGGGCCTTGCTGGCGGATACCGCCAAGCCGGAAGACATCGCCCCGGCGGCGTTCGACGCGATCTATTTCACCGGCGGCCACGCGGTGATGTGGGATTTTCCGGAGCACGCCGGCCTGCAGCGGCTCGCCCGCGAGATCTACGAGCAGGGCGGCGTCGTTTCCTCGGTGTGCCACGGTTATTGCGGCCTGCTGAATATCCGCTTGTCCGACGGCGCGCTGCTGGTGGCCGGCCGCCGGCTGACCGGCTTTTCCTGGCGGGAGGAAGTGTTGGCCGGCGTGGCCGGCAAAGTGCCCTACAACGCCGAGGAGGAAATGAGGCGGCGCGGCGCCCGCTATGAAAAAGCCTGGCTGCCGTTCATGCCCAAGGTGGTGGTGGACGGCCGGCTGGTGACCGGGCAAAACCCGCAGTCGGCCAAGGCCACCGCCAAGCGAGTGGCCGCCTTGCTGTCGCGCTGA
- a CDS encoding MerR family transcriptional regulator: MKIGELAKRCGMTASRIRFYEASGLIRAVARGANGYRDYGPEALWVLDIIASAQSAGFSLEEIRRLLPTEPKAWQHEDLLAGLMRKVAEIERLQQRLEQNKAQLRRVIAGMENGPEGLACDERAQWVLNRLRDEDGAAGGAPGSGQGPLPEKS; the protein is encoded by the coding sequence ATGAAAATTGGAGAATTGGCGAAGCGCTGCGGCATGACCGCCTCCCGCATTCGCTTTTACGAAGCCAGCGGCCTGATCCGGGCGGTGGCGCGCGGGGCCAACGGCTACCGCGATTACGGCCCGGAAGCGCTGTGGGTATTGGACATCATCGCCAGCGCCCAGAGCGCCGGCTTTTCCCTGGAGGAAATTCGCCGTCTGCTGCCGACGGAGCCTAAGGCCTGGCAGCATGAGGACCTGCTGGCGGGGCTCATGCGCAAAGTGGCCGAGATCGAACGCTTGCAGCAGCGGCTGGAGCAGAACAAGGCCCAGTTGCGGCGGGTGATCGCCGGCATGGAGAACGGGCCGGAAGGGCTGGCCTGCGACGAGCGGGCCCAATGGGTGTTGAACCGCCTGCGCGACGAGGACGGCGCGGCGGGCGGAGCGCCGGGAAGCGGGCAAGGCCCGCTCCCGGAAAAGTCGTAA
- a CDS encoding NADH:flavin oxidoreductase/NADH oxidase family protein — MPLFSPLTLPNGSSLPNRIAKAAMEENMADADQAPSDALMRLYQAWADGGAGLLISGNVMVDGRAMTGPGGVVLEDERQMERFRRWARIGRSRGAQFWLQINHPGRQMPANLGQATWAPSAVPLDLGKMSRHFALPQAMTPQGIADVIRRFARSAGLAEQAGFDGVEIHAAHGYLLSQFLSPLSNQRTDAWGGPLENRARLLLEIVKAVRAEVSPGFAVAVKLNSADFQRGGFSADDARQVVLWLNELAVDLVELSGGSYEAPAMQGEARDGRTLAREAYFLTFAQALQTVAAMPVMVTGGIRRRPVAEQVVASGVAMAGIATALALDPRLPSDWRQGKDTAPALPPIAWRNKPLAALANMAAVKFQLRRLSQGKTPKPQVSPLRALIQQQLAAACRARRYRRWAAQR, encoded by the coding sequence ATGCCCCTATTCAGCCCCTTGACCCTTCCCAACGGCTCCAGCCTGCCCAACCGCATCGCCAAGGCGGCGATGGAAGAAAACATGGCGGACGCGGACCAGGCCCCGTCCGATGCCTTGATGAGGCTCTACCAGGCCTGGGCGGACGGCGGCGCCGGCCTGCTGATCAGCGGCAACGTGATGGTGGACGGCCGCGCGATGACCGGGCCGGGCGGCGTGGTGCTGGAGGACGAGCGCCAGATGGAGCGCTTCCGGCGCTGGGCCCGGATCGGCCGCTCCCGCGGCGCGCAGTTCTGGTTGCAAATCAACCATCCCGGCCGTCAGATGCCGGCCAATCTGGGCCAGGCCACCTGGGCGCCGTCCGCGGTGCCGCTGGACCTGGGCAAGATGTCCAGGCATTTCGCCCTGCCGCAGGCGATGACGCCGCAGGGGATCGCCGATGTGATACGGCGCTTCGCCCGCAGCGCGGGCCTCGCCGAGCAGGCCGGTTTCGACGGCGTGGAAATCCACGCGGCCCACGGCTATCTGCTCAGCCAGTTCCTGTCCCCGCTGTCCAACCAAAGAACGGACGCCTGGGGCGGCCCGCTGGAAAACCGGGCCCGCCTGTTGCTGGAGATCGTCAAAGCGGTGCGCGCGGAGGTGTCCCCGGGCTTCGCCGTGGCGGTCAAGCTCAATTCCGCCGATTTCCAGCGCGGCGGCTTCAGCGCCGACGACGCCCGCCAGGTGGTGCTCTGGCTCAATGAGCTGGCGGTGGATCTGGTCGAGCTTTCCGGCGGCAGTTACGAAGCGCCGGCGATGCAGGGCGAGGCCCGCGACGGGCGCACCCTGGCCCGCGAGGCCTATTTCCTGACGTTCGCCCAAGCGCTCCAAACCGTGGCCGCCATGCCGGTGATGGTCACCGGCGGCATCCGCCGCCGGCCGGTGGCCGAACAGGTGGTGGCCAGCGGCGTGGCCATGGCGGGCATCGCCACCGCGCTGGCCCTGGACCCCAGGCTGCCCAGCGACTGGCGCCAGGGCAAGGACACCGCTCCGGCGCTGCCGCCCATCGCCTGGCGCAACAAGCCGCTGGCGGCGCTCGCCAATATGGCCGCGGTGAAGTTTCAGCTGCGCCGGCTCAGCCAGGGCAAGACGCCCAAGCCCCAGGTGTCGCCGCTGCGGGCGCTGATCCAGCAGCAGCTGGCCGCCGCCTGCCGCGCCCGCCGCTATCGACGCTGGGCGGCGCAACGCTGA
- a CDS encoding LysR family transcriptional regulator encodes MELRHLRYFIAVAEHQSVRLASEHLHITQPAVSRQIQDLEQELGLPLFERSPRGLKLTAAGASYLREVRKAMAALDDAAESARRVAAGLLGRLRLGCVENAGWDGLVPQAFSRFQAEAPEVALELSVLNTPQQLSALEEGALDGGFIYQYEDLPESLAGLPLLEHDVVLALPRCWDTGHDESRPIALRSLADRPFVTMPREAYPGYYDRLISACRQLDVRLRVAQEAGTETAILSLVCAGIGAAIVNSANLGRPPAQARFFRLRDLSLPMPLSFVSRKDAANPALKRFLAALPGA; translated from the coding sequence ATGGAATTGCGCCATCTTCGTTACTTCATCGCCGTGGCCGAGCACCAAAGCGTGCGCCTGGCCTCCGAGCATCTGCACATCACCCAGCCGGCGGTGTCGCGGCAGATCCAGGACCTGGAACAAGAGCTGGGCCTGCCGCTGTTTGAGCGTTCGCCGCGCGGCCTCAAGCTGACCGCGGCCGGCGCAAGCTATTTGCGCGAGGTGCGCAAAGCGATGGCCGCGCTGGACGACGCGGCCGAGAGCGCGCGGCGCGTGGCCGCCGGCCTTTTGGGCCGGCTGCGGCTGGGCTGCGTGGAGAACGCCGGTTGGGACGGCCTGGTGCCCCAGGCTTTCAGCCGCTTCCAGGCGGAGGCGCCGGAGGTGGCGCTGGAGCTGAGCGTGCTGAACACGCCGCAGCAATTGAGCGCGCTGGAGGAGGGCGCGCTGGACGGCGGCTTCATCTACCAATACGAAGACTTGCCGGAAAGCCTGGCCGGCCTGCCCTTGCTGGAGCACGACGTGGTGCTGGCGCTGCCGCGCTGCTGGGACACCGGCCATGACGAGAGCCGCCCCATCGCGCTGCGCAGCCTGGCGGACCGGCCCTTCGTCACCATGCCGCGCGAAGCCTATCCCGGCTATTACGACCGCCTGATCAGCGCTTGCCGGCAACTGGACGTGCGTCTTAGGGTGGCGCAGGAGGCCGGCACCGAAACGGCGATCTTGTCGCTGGTCTGCGCCGGCATCGGCGCCGCCATCGTCAACTCGGCCAATCTGGGCCGGCCGCCGGCCCAGGCGCGCTTCTTCCGGCTGCGGGATTTGTCCTTGCCGATGCCGCTGAGCTTCGTCAGCCGCAAGGACGCGGCCAACCCGGCGCTGAAGCGCTTTCTGGCCGCGCTGCCGGGCGCTTGA
- a CDS encoding MBL fold metallo-hydrolase, with translation MDTISPTYQLGDAKITRVTDTLLHGLAPSFLYRDWNETLLAQEPGLRGLLDADGARLTLSVHSWAVEWAGQVFLIDTGVGNDKERAFNPLFHRLQTPFLERLARAGIQPADVDHVLLTHLHADHVGWNTRLINGQWTPTFPKALYALPQGDLDFFATPEADSRRMVFDDSVAPVIASGQARAIGLDGGDYQDGFRFHPTPGHCAGHMSISLSSRGETALFCGDVMHTPMQVYRPEWNSVFCREQDAARASRRWLLDFAAERRALVFSAHFADSSAGRVTRRDGGFGWTFL, from the coding sequence ATGGACACCATCAGCCCCACTTATCAACTTGGCGACGCCAAGATCACCCGCGTGACGGACACCCTGCTGCACGGCCTGGCCCCGTCCTTCCTCTACCGCGACTGGAACGAGACGCTGCTGGCGCAAGAGCCGGGCTTGCGCGGTCTGCTGGACGCCGACGGCGCGCGCCTCACCCTGAGCGTGCACAGCTGGGCGGTGGAATGGGCCGGCCAGGTTTTCCTGATCGACACCGGCGTCGGCAATGACAAGGAACGCGCGTTCAACCCGCTGTTCCACCGGCTGCAAACCCCCTTTCTGGAACGCCTGGCCCGCGCGGGCATCCAGCCCGCGGACGTCGACCACGTGTTGCTGACCCATTTGCACGCGGACCATGTGGGCTGGAACACGCGGCTGATCAACGGCCAGTGGACGCCCACCTTCCCCAAGGCCCTCTATGCTTTGCCGCAAGGCGATCTGGATTTCTTCGCCACGCCGGAAGCGGACAGCCGGCGCATGGTGTTCGACGACAGCGTGGCGCCGGTGATCGCCTCCGGTCAGGCGCGCGCGATCGGCCTGGACGGCGGCGACTACCAGGACGGTTTCCGCTTCCACCCCACGCCCGGCCATTGCGCCGGCCATATGTCGATTTCGCTGAGTTCGCGCGGTGAGACGGCGCTGTTCTGCGGCGATGTGATGCATACGCCGATGCAGGTGTACCGGCCGGAATGGAATTCGGTGTTCTGCCGGGAGCAGGACGCGGCGCGGGCATCCCGGCGCTGGCTGCTGGACTTCGCCGCCGAGCGCCGCGCCCTGGTGTTCAGCGCCCACTTCGCCGACAGCTCCGCCGGCCGGGTGA